The Methylobacterium sp. PvR107 genome contains a region encoding:
- a CDS encoding ferredoxin, translated as MKIVADAKPLRVVVDLNRCQGYAQCCYAAPDAFTLRGHEILFYDPAPPAARRGAIERAVQACPVRAISLQAGADDGETP; from the coding sequence ATGAAGATTGTTGCGGATGCGAAGCCGCTGCGCGTCGTCGTCGATCTCAACCGCTGCCAGGGCTACGCGCAGTGCTGCTACGCGGCGCCCGATGCGTTCACCTTACGCGGCCACGAGATCCTGTTCTACGATCCGGCCCCGCCGGCCGCACGGCGCGGCGCGATCGAGCGGGCCGTTCAAGCCTGCCCGGTCCGCGCCATCAGCCTTCAGGCCGGCGCGGATGATGGAGAGACGCCGTGA
- a CDS encoding nucleotide disphospho-sugar-binding domain-containing protein, translating into MKILIAASPLTGHVNPLLAVGRAAAARGDTVLVLTDPAFRPKVEAAGLRFTGYPDNDSATFRETDLPAGPERYRREFERRFIDPMPVQAETLRRLIAEEAPDVIVAGSMFLGVLPLLLDTAPRPPIVTVNVSFLFLDRPDHAPVGLGLPPARDQADQVRYAALKAGMDAAFVNPVRAYTDAQLARLGLPPIPASLTHSIVLLPDLFLQPTVPGFEYDYGTLPPGVRFIGLLQPPTPPAPLPDWWPELERANAAGKPVVLVTQGTLANADFGELVEPTLAALAHRDDLLVLATTGGRPVDALHGPIPANTRVSCFLPFRELLPRVNVLVTNGGYGSVSQALSAGVPIVSAGLTEDKAEVNARIGWSGVGVNLGTNAPTPEAVGEAVSRVLDDPGFRQRAGDIGAAFAARDAMAAILMAVDDLGRSGVVAGRDAAPIARSA; encoded by the coding sequence ATGAAGATCCTGATCGCCGCATCGCCGCTGACGGGCCATGTGAACCCGCTGCTCGCCGTCGGCCGCGCCGCCGCCGCGCGCGGCGACACGGTCCTGGTCCTCACGGATCCGGCCTTCCGCCCGAAGGTCGAGGCGGCCGGCCTGCGCTTCACGGGTTATCCGGACAACGATTCGGCGACGTTCCGTGAGACCGACCTGCCCGCCGGACCGGAGCGTTACCGGCGCGAATTCGAGCGGCGGTTCATCGATCCGATGCCGGTCCAGGCCGAGACCCTGCGTCGGCTGATCGCCGAGGAGGCGCCGGACGTCATCGTGGCCGGCAGCATGTTCCTGGGCGTTCTGCCCCTTCTGCTCGACACGGCGCCGCGGCCGCCGATCGTGACGGTCAATGTCAGCTTCCTGTTCCTGGACCGGCCCGACCACGCGCCCGTCGGTCTCGGCCTGCCGCCCGCCCGGGACCAGGCCGACCAGGTCCGCTACGCGGCCCTGAAGGCCGGGATGGATGCAGCTTTCGTCAACCCGGTGCGCGCCTACACGGATGCCCAGCTCGCCCGGCTCGGCCTGCCGCCGATCCCGGCCTCGCTGACGCATTCCATCGTGCTGCTGCCGGACCTGTTCCTCCAGCCCACCGTGCCGGGCTTCGAGTACGATTACGGCACCCTGCCGCCAGGCGTGCGCTTCATCGGCCTCCTGCAGCCACCCACACCTCCGGCGCCGCTGCCGGATTGGTGGCCAGAGCTGGAGCGAGCGAATGCGGCGGGCAAGCCCGTCGTGCTGGTGACGCAGGGGACGCTCGCCAACGCGGATTTCGGCGAGCTGGTCGAACCAACCCTCGCGGCGCTGGCTCATCGGGACGACCTGCTCGTCCTGGCCACCACGGGGGGGCGTCCCGTCGATGCGCTGCACGGGCCGATCCCGGCCAACACGCGCGTGTCCTGCTTCCTGCCGTTCCGTGAGCTGCTGCCCCGGGTGAACGTGCTCGTCACGAATGGCGGTTACGGCAGCGTCTCGCAGGCGCTCTCCGCCGGGGTCCCGATCGTCTCGGCCGGGCTGACCGAGGACAAGGCCGAGGTGAACGCGCGCATCGGCTGGTCGGGCGTCGGCGTCAATCTCGGTACCAACGCGCCGACGCCCGAGGCAGTGGGCGAGGCGGTGTCGCGGGTTCTCGACGATCCCGGATTTCGGCAGCGCGCCGGTGACATCGGCGCGGCGTTCGCGGCCCGGGACGCGATGGCTGCCATCCTGATGGCGGTGGACGATCTCGGCCGGTCCGGCGTGGTCGCCGGCCGCGACGCCGCCCCGATCGCGAGGTCGGCATGA
- a CDS encoding NAD(P)/FAD-dependent oxidoreductase encodes MPEPAGIVMVGASLAGLRGAEALRRSGYAGPLTLVGAEPHRPYDRPPLSKHVLVGDLDADATRLPELASLHARWRLGSPAIALDRTNRTLRLADGTALAYDKLLIATGAEARSWPAETGGRLSGVFTLRGRDDAAALRAAVQARPRRVLIVGGGLIGCETASCLRDLGLAVTLVDPNPTPLAASLGTFVGGVIADCLRDAGAAFRPGTMVRAFEGDGSGRVVRARLSDGGAIEADLVIAALGATRATGWLQGAGLMADPGGVTCDAACRVLDAEGAPCPDIYAAGDVARWPIPLYGNRLVSVEHWGNAVEQAGHAARNMLARPDDQRPYQHVPAFWSSQFGINIKLVGLTAGADALAVVQGSRASRRFLAVYGRNGRSIAALSFDQARWLPAYAQAITAGGAFPPILDATDQPRIETAAPGFPPRATAPAPSRSETVHA; translated from the coding sequence ATGCCTGAACCGGCCGGGATCGTGATGGTCGGAGCCTCGCTCGCCGGCCTGCGCGGTGCCGAGGCCCTGCGACGCTCGGGCTATGCCGGTCCCCTGACCCTGGTCGGCGCGGAGCCGCACCGCCCCTACGACCGCCCGCCCCTGTCGAAGCATGTGCTCGTCGGGGACCTGGACGCGGACGCGACCCGCCTGCCGGAGCTGGCATCCCTGCACGCCCGGTGGCGTCTCGGCAGCCCGGCCATCGCCCTCGACCGCACCAACCGGACGCTCCGGCTCGCGGACGGGACCGCGCTGGCCTACGATAAGCTTCTCATCGCGACCGGGGCCGAGGCGCGATCCTGGCCGGCCGAGACCGGTGGACGGCTGAGCGGCGTCTTCACCCTGCGCGGACGCGATGACGCGGCCGCCCTGCGCGCGGCCGTGCAGGCCCGCCCGCGCCGGGTGCTCATCGTCGGCGGCGGCCTGATCGGCTGCGAAACGGCCTCGTGCCTGCGCGACCTCGGCCTGGCGGTGACCCTGGTCGATCCCAATCCCACGCCCCTGGCCGCCTCTCTGGGAACCTTCGTCGGCGGAGTCATCGCCGATTGCCTGCGCGATGCCGGCGCGGCGTTCCGCCCCGGCACGATGGTGCGCGCCTTCGAGGGTGATGGATCGGGCCGGGTCGTCCGCGCGCGTCTGTCGGATGGCGGGGCCATCGAGGCCGACCTCGTCATCGCCGCCCTCGGCGCGACCCGGGCGACCGGCTGGCTCCAGGGCGCCGGCCTGATGGCGGATCCCGGCGGCGTCACCTGCGATGCGGCTTGCCGGGTCCTCGACGCCGAGGGAGCGCCTTGCCCCGATATCTACGCCGCCGGCGACGTGGCGCGCTGGCCGATCCCACTCTACGGCAATCGGTTGGTCTCGGTGGAGCATTGGGGCAATGCCGTCGAGCAGGCGGGCCATGCCGCCCGCAACATGCTGGCGAGACCGGACGACCAGCGCCCCTACCAGCACGTGCCGGCCTTCTGGTCGAGCCAGTTCGGCATCAACATCAAGCTGGTCGGCCTAACCGCGGGCGCCGACGCGCTGGCCGTGGTTCAGGGCTCCCGGGCGTCGCGGCGATTCCTGGCGGTCTATGGCCGGAATGGGCGCAGCATCGCCGCACTCTCCTTCGACCAGGCGCGCTGGCTGCCGGCCTACGCGCAGGCGATCACGGCGGGCGGCGCCTTTCCGCCGATCCTGGACGCCACCGATCAGCCCCGGATCGAGACCGCCGCGCCGGGTTTCCCCCCGCGGGCGACCGCCCCGGCGCCCAGCCGCTCCGAGACCGTGCATGCCTGA